A single window of Bacillus horti DNA harbors:
- a CDS encoding sigma-54-dependent Fis family transcriptional regulator: protein MKIKTLVIAPYSGLKELVTQLAKEQHHLEVIVEHADLKEAIPIIRKYEQDDIQFIVSRGGTAKLIREYTSIPVIEIQVSGYDILRALMLVKDYRQQVELIGFPNICQGVVSVAHLLDMDIPYTTIHSQDEVDDAVQLAKNHGAQVLLGDTVTVRTADKHGLQGMMITSGKESVLDAFEQVIRINDILVPSQNDRIISIHTGDTTVSFGQMVAHSKIMQKTIEQATTYATAPKPIVICGEKGTGKRFLASCIHNVQELAGGLKEVIIPQGARLLEGEVDSLHSIQHSRTMVIKGLDNLTIKDQQVIFSVVKERLSYPSQQVIFIFTRHPWELIEQGTLHSDLLSLTNHILRVPSLEERKEDIEEYIKYFIGLYNSKFGKQVVGMRGEVMSYMLGRGWEENISELKKWMKELVLSAEGYYIEEAQLTQLDESSQPQRVQSPIDLSKTLNEIEKDIIQYVLQEEGMNQTKVAKRLGINRTTLWRKLNENK from the coding sequence ATGAAAATTAAAACGTTGGTCATCGCCCCGTACTCTGGTTTGAAGGAGTTAGTCACACAACTAGCTAAAGAACAGCATCATCTTGAAGTGATTGTAGAGCATGCCGATCTAAAAGAGGCGATACCTATTATTCGAAAGTATGAACAGGATGATATTCAGTTTATCGTAAGTAGGGGAGGAACGGCAAAGCTTATTCGTGAATATACCTCAATACCCGTCATTGAGATTCAGGTTTCTGGATACGATATTCTCAGAGCCTTGATGCTAGTTAAGGATTACAGGCAGCAGGTTGAATTAATAGGATTCCCTAATATTTGTCAGGGAGTTGTTTCAGTTGCTCATTTACTTGATATGGATATTCCATACACGACGATACACAGTCAGGATGAGGTGGATGATGCTGTTCAATTAGCCAAAAATCATGGTGCACAGGTTTTACTTGGAGATACGGTTACCGTTAGAACAGCAGATAAACATGGTCTACAAGGGATGATGATTACTTCCGGAAAAGAATCTGTCCTAGATGCCTTTGAGCAGGTGATAAGAATTAATGATATTCTTGTTCCTAGTCAAAATGATCGAATAATCTCCATACATACTGGAGATACCACAGTTTCATTTGGTCAAATGGTTGCACACAGCAAAATCATGCAAAAAACGATAGAGCAAGCTACCACATATGCTACAGCTCCTAAGCCAATTGTGATTTGCGGGGAGAAGGGCACTGGAAAACGCTTTTTGGCCTCATGTATTCACAATGTCCAAGAACTGGCTGGTGGTCTGAAAGAGGTTATAATACCACAGGGAGCTAGACTACTTGAAGGTGAAGTGGATTCTCTGCACTCTATTCAGCACTCAAGGACAATGGTGATTAAAGGGCTAGATAACCTTACTATAAAAGATCAACAGGTGATTTTTTCTGTGGTTAAGGAACGTCTTTCATATCCCTCACAGCAAGTCATATTCATTTTTACAAGGCATCCTTGGGAGCTCATTGAACAAGGTACACTGCATTCTGACTTGCTTAGCTTGACGAATCATATATTACGTGTCCCTTCTCTTGAGGAGAGGAAGGAGGATATAGAGGAATATATTAAATATTTTATAGGCTTATATAATAGCAAGTTCGGCAAACAGGTTGTTGGTATGCGTGGAGAGGTCATGTCTTACATGCTCGGCCGGGGATGGGAAGAAAATATCTCTGAGCTTAAGAAATGGATGAAGGAACTTGTTTTGTCCGCTGAAGGCTACTATATTGAAGAAGCTCAGCTGACACAGTTAGATGAGTCTAGTCAGCCCCAACGGGTGCAAAGTCCAATCGATTTAAGTAAAACGTTGAATGAGATTGAAAAGGATATTATTCAATACGTATTACAAGAAGAAGGAATGAACCAAACAAAAGTGGCTAAGAGGCTAGGGATAAATCGGACGACTTTGTGGAGAAAGCTGAACGAGAATAAGTGA
- a CDS encoding iron-hydroxamate ABC transporter substrate-binding protein, which translates to MYKPISTMDKDHNQGGVKRLGILFVGLLSLMLILSACASSDNSSDAGTEEPISSSPSEEEQQANEETEEETAQEITVEDALGNEVTIPANPQRIIASYLEDHLVTLGVTPAAQWSISRGVQDYLEDYLKDVPTVGFDLPVEEVMSFDPDLLIIGTESAVEGGLYEQYSKIAPTYVLGSELDDDWRAALVRIGELLGKTDEAEQALADYEQKAEETKNKLNEAIGQQSIAILWLVNKQFFIVGEGVSSGSVVYQDLGMIPPNLVNEIPTDARANWNPVSLEMLAELDADHIFLVNSDKESGSEALDEPIWSNIPAVQAGSVHEIESTKSWLYKGFIAGTQIMDDVLEALVQE; encoded by the coding sequence TTGTACAAACCGATATCAACGATGGATAAAGATCATAATCAAGGGGGAGTTAAGAGGCTAGGGATTCTTTTTGTGGGCCTACTAAGTCTTATGCTTATCCTTTCAGCTTGTGCAAGCTCAGATAATTCTAGCGATGCAGGCACAGAGGAACCAATATCCTCATCGCCGAGTGAGGAGGAGCAACAGGCTAACGAAGAAACAGAAGAAGAAACAGCTCAGGAAATAACGGTTGAAGATGCTTTAGGAAATGAGGTTACGATTCCAGCTAATCCACAGCGCATCATTGCTAGCTATTTAGAGGATCATCTAGTTACATTAGGTGTTACTCCAGCAGCACAATGGTCCATTTCACGAGGAGTTCAGGATTATTTAGAGGATTATTTAAAAGATGTCCCAACTGTTGGCTTTGATTTACCAGTCGAGGAAGTCATGAGCTTTGATCCAGATCTATTAATTATTGGTACAGAGAGCGCTGTTGAAGGCGGATTGTATGAGCAATACTCGAAAATTGCTCCCACGTACGTATTGGGTTCAGAGCTGGATGACGACTGGAGAGCTGCGTTAGTTAGAATCGGGGAGCTTCTAGGGAAGACAGACGAAGCGGAGCAGGCTTTAGCCGATTACGAACAAAAAGCAGAGGAAACAAAAAACAAACTTAATGAAGCTATTGGGCAACAGTCCATCGCTATACTATGGCTTGTGAACAAGCAGTTCTTTATCGTTGGTGAGGGAGTCTCAAGTGGTTCTGTTGTGTATCAGGATTTAGGCATGATTCCACCGAATTTAGTCAATGAAATACCTACAGATGCAAGAGCGAACTGGAATCCTGTTTCCCTTGAAATGCTAGCTGAGCTTGACGCAGACCACATCTTTCTTGTTAATAGTGACAAGGAGTCGGGATCCGAAGCACTAGACGAGCCTATTTGGAGCAATATTCCAGCCGTTCAAGCTGGCAGTGTTCATGAAATTGAATCTACTAAAAGCTGGTTGTATAAAGGATTTATTGCCGGAACACAAATCATGGATGATGTGCTAGAGGCACTTGTACAGGAGTAG